In one Pseudomonas sp. MM211 genomic region, the following are encoded:
- the hglS gene encoding 2-oxoadipate dioxygenase/decarboxylase HglS — protein sequence MNTSAFVSPDSIRAQFSRAMSDLYRSEVPLYGALLELVAQTNAQVMQGQPKVAEHLRLTGEIERLDVERHGAIRLGTPEELSTIRRLFAVMGMQPVGYYDLAPAGVPVHSTAFRATHEASLQASPFRVFTSLLRLELIEDAGLRGMAAELLARRRIFTPRAIELIEQCEAAGGLLASEADEFVGEALETFRWHTQATVSAEQYRQLHDQHRLIADVVAFKGPHINHLTPRTLDIDAIQAGMPRHGITPKAVIEGPPRRNCPILLRQTSFKALQEPVAFVGQDGPQGSHTARFGEIEQRGAALTPKGRELYDRLLDSAREALGETPSEANAERYDALMAEHFQAFPDDHESMRREGLAYFRYFSTPQGIAAAQQQAFPEGLDVLIEAGHVRVEPLVYEDFLPVSAAGIFQSNLGEGAQADYAIDSNQADFQAALGAEVQDELGLYADTQRRSLQACAKALGLDSLS from the coding sequence ATGAACACCTCCGCGTTCGTCAGCCCGGACAGTATCCGCGCGCAGTTTTCCCGTGCCATGTCCGATCTCTACCGGAGCGAAGTGCCGCTCTACGGCGCGCTGCTGGAGCTGGTGGCGCAGACCAATGCGCAGGTCATGCAGGGCCAACCCAAGGTTGCCGAGCATCTGCGCCTTACCGGCGAGATCGAGCGGTTGGACGTGGAGCGCCACGGCGCCATTCGCCTGGGTACGCCCGAAGAACTGTCGACCATTCGCCGGCTGTTCGCGGTGATGGGCATGCAGCCGGTGGGCTATTACGACCTGGCCCCGGCAGGGGTGCCGGTGCATTCCACGGCGTTTCGCGCCACCCATGAAGCGTCGCTGCAGGCCAGCCCGTTCCGGGTGTTCACTTCGCTGCTGCGTCTGGAGCTGATCGAGGATGCCGGATTGCGCGGCATGGCCGCCGAATTGCTGGCCAGGCGGCGCATCTTCACCCCGCGTGCCATCGAACTGATCGAGCAGTGCGAGGCCGCTGGCGGCCTGCTGGCCAGCGAGGCGGACGAGTTCGTCGGCGAGGCGCTGGAGACGTTCCGCTGGCACACCCAGGCGACGGTCAGCGCAGAGCAGTATCGGCAACTGCACGATCAGCATCGCCTGATCGCCGATGTGGTGGCCTTCAAGGGGCCACACATCAATCACCTGACACCGCGCACCCTGGATATCGATGCGATTCAGGCCGGTATGCCGCGCCACGGCATCACTCCCAAGGCGGTGATCGAAGGGCCGCCGCGGCGCAACTGCCCGATCCTGCTGCGCCAGACCAGTTTCAAGGCGCTGCAGGAGCCTGTGGCCTTCGTCGGCCAGGACGGGCCGCAGGGGAGTCACACCGCCCGTTTCGGCGAGATCGAACAGCGCGGTGCGGCGCTGACGCCGAAAGGTCGCGAACTCTACGACCGCCTGCTCGACAGCGCCCGCGAGGCCCTGGGTGAAACGCCCAGCGAAGCCAATGCCGAGCGTTACGACGCGCTGATGGCCGAACACTTTCAGGCGTTCCCGGATGACCACGAGTCGATGCGCCGCGAGGGCCTGGCGTATTTCCGTTACTTCTCCACGCCGCAGGGCATCGCCGCAGCGCAGCAACAGGCGTTTCCAGAGGGGTTGGATGTACTGATCGAGGCCGGGCATGTGCGCGTTGAACCACTGGTTTACGAGGACTTTCTGCCGGTCAGTGCTGCGGGCATCTTCCAGTCCAACCTGGGCGAGGGCGCCCAGGCCGATTACGCCATCGACTCCAATCAGGCGGACTTCCAGGCTGCTTTGGGCGCCGAGGTGCAGGACGAGCTTGGCTTATACGCCGACACCCAGCGTCGCTCGCTACAGGCTTGCGCCAAGGCTTTGGGTCTCGACTCACTGAGCTGA
- a CDS encoding LysR substrate-binding domain-containing protein — MSKRLLPTMAALQCFESAARHMSFTRAAEELHLTQSAVSKQVAQLEEMLQHLLFHRIRRRLQLTPAGELYLAEVDKILTQVDISSRYILSYGGETEVLRVSTQPTFGVRWLIPNLKGFSKAHPNIHLDIRNELEPFDLVQAKADVAFFYGNGTWPGAVCTELFGEDVIAVCAPSILPAAAFTSAGDLTSLVLLQCASRPEAWHQWFDEQGIDTEYSYHGPRFDTFYMCIRAAQDGCGVALVPRFLVEDELAEGKLVIPWQHLKVSEGAHYIACAEQSLELPKVRALVEWVLDKAGVESAVRR, encoded by the coding sequence ATGTCCAAACGCCTGCTTCCCACCATGGCCGCCCTGCAGTGCTTCGAGTCGGCAGCCCGACACATGAGCTTTACCCGCGCCGCCGAGGAGCTGCACCTGACCCAGAGCGCGGTCAGCAAGCAGGTCGCGCAACTCGAGGAGATGCTCCAGCACCTGCTGTTTCATCGCATTCGTCGGCGCCTGCAGCTGACCCCCGCGGGCGAGCTGTATCTGGCCGAGGTCGACAAGATCCTCACTCAGGTCGATATCTCCAGCCGCTACATCCTCTCCTACGGTGGCGAGACCGAGGTGCTGCGAGTATCCACCCAGCCCACTTTCGGGGTGCGCTGGCTGATCCCCAATCTCAAGGGGTTCTCCAAGGCGCACCCGAACATTCATCTCGATATCCGCAACGAGCTGGAGCCCTTCGACCTCGTCCAGGCCAAGGCCGACGTGGCGTTCTTCTATGGCAATGGCACCTGGCCCGGCGCGGTATGCACCGAGCTGTTCGGCGAGGACGTGATCGCGGTCTGTGCGCCGTCTATCCTGCCAGCTGCGGCGTTCACCAGCGCCGGCGACTTGACCTCGCTGGTGCTGTTGCAGTGCGCCTCACGGCCCGAAGCCTGGCACCAGTGGTTCGACGAGCAGGGCATCGATACCGAGTACAGCTACCACGGCCCACGCTTCGACACCTTCTATATGTGCATTCGCGCTGCTCAGGATGGTTGCGGGGTGGCGCTGGTACCGCGTTTTTTGGTCGAGGACGAGCTGGCCGAAGGCAAACTGGTGATCCCCTGGCAGCACCTGAAGGTCAGCGAAGGCGCGCACTACATCGCCTGCGCCGAACAGTCGCTGGAGTTGCCGAAGGTGCGGGCGCTGGTCGAGTGGGTGCTGGACAAGGCCGGAGTGGAAAGCGCCGTGCGACGATGA
- the amaB gene encoding L-piperidine-6-carboxylate dehydrogenase, translating into MLGQLLESLGVEPHAFQSGEHAVYTPIDGSRIAGVSLENAEAVRAKIATGHQAFLAWRDVPAPRRGELVRIFGEVLREHKAALGELVSIEAGKITQEGLGEVQEMIDICDFAVGLSRQLYGLTIASERPGHHMRETWHPLGVVGVISAFNFPVAVWAWNTTLALVAGNAVIWKPSEKTPLTALASQALFDKALKRFGDAPQGLAQLIIGDREAGEALVDDARVPLISATGSTRMGREVGPRVAARFGRSILELGGNNAMILAPSADLDLAVRGILFSAVGTAGQRCTTLRRLIAHRSIKDEVVTRLKAAYGKVRIGDPRQDNLVDPLMDKQAFDAMQSALARAREEGGTVFGGERQLQERYPDAYYVSPAIVEMPGQTDVVRHETFAPILYVLSYDEFEDALKLNNDVPQGLSSCIFTLDVREAERFQSASGSDCGIANVNIGTSGAEIGGAFGGEKETGGGRESGSDAWKAYMRRQTNTVNYSRQLPLAQGIVFD; encoded by the coding sequence ATGCTCGGTCAACTGCTCGAAAGCCTCGGTGTAGAGCCACACGCCTTCCAGAGCGGCGAACATGCCGTCTACACGCCAATCGACGGTAGCCGGATCGCCGGGGTAAGCCTGGAAAACGCCGAAGCGGTGCGCGCCAAGATCGCCACCGGCCACCAGGCGTTTCTGGCCTGGCGTGACGTGCCTGCCCCCCGCCGCGGCGAGCTGGTGCGTATCTTCGGTGAGGTGCTGCGCGAGCATAAGGCTGCACTGGGCGAACTGGTGTCCATCGAGGCCGGCAAGATCACCCAGGAAGGCCTGGGTGAAGTGCAGGAGATGATCGACATCTGTGACTTCGCCGTCGGCCTGTCGCGCCAGCTGTACGGCCTGACCATCGCCTCCGAACGCCCTGGCCACCATATGCGTGAAACCTGGCACCCGCTGGGTGTGGTCGGGGTGATAAGCGCCTTCAATTTCCCCGTCGCGGTCTGGGCCTGGAACACCACCCTGGCGCTGGTAGCCGGTAATGCGGTGATCTGGAAGCCCTCGGAAAAAACCCCGCTGACCGCCCTCGCCTCCCAAGCCCTGTTCGACAAGGCGCTGAAGCGGTTCGGCGATGCGCCGCAAGGCCTGGCACAGCTGATCATCGGCGACCGTGAAGCGGGTGAGGCATTGGTCGACGATGCTCGCGTGCCGCTGATCAGCGCCACCGGCAGCACCCGCATGGGCCGCGAAGTCGGGCCGCGGGTGGCCGCGCGCTTCGGTCGCAGCATCCTCGAACTGGGCGGCAACAACGCGATGATCCTGGCGCCCAGCGCCGATCTCGACCTCGCCGTGCGCGGCATCCTGTTCAGCGCCGTCGGCACCGCCGGGCAACGCTGTACCACGCTGCGCCGCCTGATCGCCCACCGCTCGATCAAGGACGAGGTGGTCACCCGCCTCAAGGCGGCCTACGGCAAGGTGCGCATCGGTGATCCGCGCCAGGACAACCTGGTCGATCCGCTGATGGACAAGCAGGCCTTCGACGCCATGCAGAGCGCCCTGGCCCGCGCCAGGGAAGAAGGCGGCACGGTATTCGGCGGCGAGCGCCAGCTGCAGGAGCGTTACCCGGATGCCTATTACGTCAGCCCGGCCATCGTCGAAATGCCCGGCCAGACCGATGTCGTACGCCATGAAACCTTTGCGCCTATTCTCTACGTGCTGAGCTACGACGAGTTCGAGGATGCCCTGAAGCTGAACAATGACGTGCCCCAGGGCCTGTCGTCGTGCATCTTCACCCTCGACGTACGCGAGGCCGAACGCTTCCAGAGCGCCTCGGGCAGCGACTGCGGCATCGCCAACGTGAATATCGGCACCAGCGGTGCGGAAATCGGCGGTGCCTTCGGTGGCGAAAAGGAAACCGGCGGCGGTCGCGAATCCGGCTCCGACGCCTGGAAGGCCTACATGCGCCGGCAAACCAACACCGTCAATTACTCGCGCCAGCTACCCCTGGCCCAGGGCATCGTTTTCGACTGA
- the amaA gene encoding L-pipecolate oxidase translates to MRQLQHACLWETLTPRESLSGPLNGDVQADVCIIGAGITGLSAALHLLEQGRTVCVLDAHEVGHGGSGRNVGLVNAGTWIKPDDVEATLGQHHGSRLNEVLGQAPAAVFAQIQRLGIDCQARNDGTLHMAHNAAGLADLKDREAQWRRRGADVELLTGAACADYCGTDKITGALLDRRAGTINPMAYTMGLARAVVRLGGRIHPHSPVKALTRSGDAWQVRSGQGAVNAQKVIISTGAYTEGEWTELQRHYFRGYYYQVASVPLQGAAADQVLRHGQGSWDTRTVLSSIRRDADGRLLLGSMGRANNKPDWFIRGWADRIQQHYFPALGKVEWQLHWTGCIDFTPDHLMRLFEPAPGLVAVTGYNGRGNTTGTVVGKALAQFLLSDDSAALPIPFSPMQALRGAELRSSMYETGFSLYHAGQCLRVIL, encoded by the coding sequence ATGCGTCAATTGCAGCATGCCTGTCTGTGGGAAACGCTTACGCCGCGCGAATCACTTTCCGGGCCGCTGAATGGCGATGTGCAGGCAGATGTCTGCATCATCGGCGCAGGCATCACCGGGCTGTCGGCCGCCTTGCACCTGCTCGAACAGGGGCGCACGGTCTGCGTGCTCGACGCCCATGAAGTGGGCCACGGCGGCTCGGGGCGCAACGTCGGCCTGGTCAACGCGGGTACCTGGATCAAGCCGGATGATGTCGAGGCCACCCTGGGCCAGCACCACGGCAGCCGCCTCAATGAGGTGCTCGGTCAGGCACCCGCCGCGGTATTCGCACAAATCCAGCGCCTCGGCATCGACTGCCAGGCACGCAACGATGGCACCCTGCACATGGCGCACAACGCCGCCGGCCTGGCCGACCTCAAGGATCGCGAAGCGCAGTGGCGGCGACGCGGTGCTGATGTCGAACTGCTTACGGGGGCAGCCTGTGCCGACTACTGCGGCACCGACAAAATCACCGGCGCGCTGCTTGACCGCCGCGCCGGCACCATCAACCCAATGGCCTACACCATGGGCCTGGCCCGCGCCGTCGTGCGTCTCGGTGGGCGGATCCACCCACACTCGCCGGTAAAGGCACTGACCCGCAGTGGTGATGCCTGGCAGGTACGCAGCGGCCAGGGCGCGGTGAACGCACAGAAGGTGATCATCTCCACAGGCGCTTACACCGAGGGCGAATGGACGGAGCTGCAGCGTCACTATTTCCGCGGCTATTACTACCAGGTCGCCTCGGTGCCACTGCAGGGCGCTGCGGCCGATCAGGTACTGCGCCACGGCCAGGGTTCCTGGGACACGCGTACAGTGCTCAGCAGCATCCGCCGCGACGCCGATGGCCGCCTGTTGCTGGGCAGCATGGGGCGCGCCAACAACAAGCCGGACTGGTTCATCCGCGGCTGGGCCGACCGCATCCAGCAGCACTACTTCCCGGCGCTGGGCAAGGTCGAATGGCAGCTGCACTGGACGGGCTGCATCGACTTCACCCCCGATCACCTGATGCGTCTTTTCGAGCCTGCCCCCGGGCTGGTCGCGGTCACCGGCTACAACGGCCGCGGCAACACCACCGGTACGGTGGTCGGCAAGGCCCTGGCACAGTTCCTGTTGAGCGACGACAGTGCAGCGCTGCCAATCCCCTTCTCACCCATGCAGGCACTGCGCGGCGCAGAGCTGCGCAGCAGCATGTACGAGACCGGCTTCTCGCTGTATCACGCCGGCCAGTGCCTGCGGGTCATTCTGTGA
- a CDS encoding putative quinol monooxygenase: MHGFILHAHTRPERAEAFEQLFRGYVEPSRAEPGCIEYHMLRDAEDPTLFIFFEVWQSREHLAVHSALPHMRDFHERRMEYLRRDFEIREIEMLSPASARLAD, from the coding sequence ATGCACGGCTTCATTCTTCACGCTCATACCCGCCCGGAACGGGCAGAGGCTTTCGAGCAGTTGTTCCGCGGCTATGTCGAGCCAAGTCGCGCCGAGCCCGGTTGCATCGAGTACCACATGCTGCGCGATGCCGAGGATCCCACGCTGTTCATCTTCTTCGAGGTCTGGCAGTCCCGCGAGCACCTGGCGGTGCATAGCGCCTTGCCGCACATGCGCGACTTCCATGAGCGGCGCATGGAGTACCTGCGCCGGGATTTCGAGATTCGCGAGATCGAGATGCTCAGTCCGGCGTCAGCCAGGCTGGCGGATTGA
- a CDS encoding NAD(P)H-dependent oxidoreductase, with the protein MKKILLLNGGKQFAHSDGRLNRTLHETAAAFLDGAGVEFKTTEIDGGYDVAEEVQKFLWADVVIYQMPGWWMGAPWIVKKYIDEVFTEGHGNLYASDGRTRSDASQQYGSGGLIHSKQYMLSLTWNAPQQAFDDPSDFFEGKGVDAVYFPFHKSQQFLGMSALPTFLCVDVMKRPDVERDVTRYREHLARIVQADA; encoded by the coding sequence ATGAAGAAGATTCTGCTTCTCAATGGCGGCAAGCAGTTCGCCCACTCCGATGGTCGACTCAACCGCACCCTGCACGAAACCGCCGCAGCGTTTCTCGACGGGGCCGGCGTCGAGTTCAAGACCACCGAGATCGACGGGGGTTATGACGTCGCCGAAGAGGTGCAGAAATTTCTCTGGGCTGACGTAGTGATCTACCAGATGCCGGGTTGGTGGATGGGCGCGCCGTGGATCGTCAAGAAATACATCGACGAAGTGTTCACCGAAGGCCACGGCAACCTGTACGCCAGCGATGGTCGCACCCGCTCCGATGCCTCACAGCAGTACGGCAGCGGCGGCCTGATCCACAGCAAACAGTACATGCTCTCGCTGACCTGGAACGCCCCGCAGCAGGCCTTCGACGACCCCAGCGACTTCTTCGAAGGCAAGGGCGTGGATGCCGTCTACTTCCCGTTCCACAAGTCTCAGCAGTTCCTCGGCATGAGCGCCCTGCCGACCTTCCTCTGCGTGGACGTGATGAAGCGCCCTGACGTCGAGCGCGACGTGACGCGTTACCGTGAGCATCTGGCGCGGATCGTTCAGGCAGACGCCTGA